The following are encoded in a window of Hippoglossus hippoglossus isolate fHipHip1 chromosome 23, fHipHip1.pri, whole genome shotgun sequence genomic DNA:
- the usp18 gene encoding ubl carboxyl-terminal hydrolase 18: protein MFSGFSRFCYTFTRRDLQYEMRGLSNYQLSCCVNTLLQTLSATWELSALLEKWDSAGVRADSPNVPLQLKRVLAAMTRDHTQNIAHLDFLHCLDRNCVRLCMQHDADEVFLSILNFMQQQMDDRELAQEIQNLYKVSVETHLQCLECSSVQTQTSFQLSLHLHVKEDHDSLEGCISSFLEDQELRGRNCCFCAQCGSKTPSRRGVKLLSLPRILCVHLKRFRNSRGDIRKLDCRVTFPETFDFSEIARGGFSTDFAQDEYTYTLYAVVVHSGGTMWGHYTAYVRHRGSQQWYHADDSHVQKVSWEQVQRTYGKYYGGTAYMLMYRRGSKQEGPQPEFSG from the exons ATgttctctgggttctccaggTTTTGTTATACATTTACAAGAAGGGACCTTCAATACG AAATGAGAGGCCTCAGCAACTACCAGCTGTCCTGCTGCGTCAACACTTTGCTGCAGACCCTCTCTGCGACCTGGGAGCTGTCAGCCCTGCTGGAAAA GTGGGATTCAGCTGGTGTGAGAGCAGACAGTCCTAACGTCCCCCTGCAGTTGAAGAGAGTCCTCGCAGCCATGACGAGGGACCATACGCAGAACATTGCCCATCTAGACTTCCTGCACTGTCTGGACAGAAACTGCGTTCGAC TTTGTATGCAGCACGACGCCGATGAAgtcttcctctccatcctgaACTTCATGCAGCAACAGATGGACGACAGAGAACTG GCTCAGGAAATCCAGAATCTGTACAAGGTTTCTGTGGAAACTCACCTGCAGTGTTTGGAGTGCAGCTCCGTCCAGACTCAGACCAGCTTCCAGCTCAGCCTGCATCTGCACGTGAAGGAAGATCACGACTCTCTG gaaGGTTGCATATCCTCCTTCTTAGAGGATCAGGAGTTAAGGGGCAGAAATTGCTGCTTTTGTGCACAATGTGGAAGCAAGACTCCGTCTAGACGG GGTGTCAAACTGCTCTCCTTGCCTCGTATCTTGTGCGTGCACCTGAAGCGGTTTCGGAACAGCCGTGGTGACATCAGAAAACTTGATTGCAGGGTGACCTTTCCAGAGACCTTTGACTTCTCTGAGATCGCTAGAGGTGGATTCTCCACAGACTTTGCCCAG GATGAGTACACCTACACTTTGTATGCAGTGGTAGTGCACTCTGGTGGTACAATGTGGGGGCACTACACTGCCTATGTTCGTCATAGGGGGAGCCAGCAATGGTACCATGCAGACGACAGCCACGTGCAGAAG GTTTCCTGGGAACAAGTGCAGAGAACGTATGGAAAATATTATGG CGGCACAGCGTACATGTTAATGTACAGAAGAGGATCCAAACAGGAGGGACCACAACCTGAATTCTCCGGATGA